One stretch of Malus domestica chromosome 14, GDT2T_hap1 DNA includes these proteins:
- the LOC139191365 gene encoding uncharacterized protein, with translation MNSTGCSLFSVDPDIPEVNAYKSVFANCKEHIKILAPSTKQVNEVEILRTAKKLTIDELAFLDPDLHKNDTFLCKASIKRFDTRNEWWYNACPNCVKQMHKDLTIGQLICQKHPNQTPTPWYKVNLVLEDDTNEINALIIGKSSE, from the exons ATGAACAGTACTGGCTGCTCACTTTTCTCTGTTGATCCGGATATTCCAGAAGTAAATGCATACAAATCAGT GTTTGCAAATTGTAAAGAGCATATAAAAATATTGGCACCCTCCACAAAACAAGTGAATGAGGTTGAAATTTTGCGCACagctaaaaaattaacaatcgATGAGCTGGCTTTTCTAGATCCCGATTTGCACAAG AATGATACATTCCTATGTAAAGCATCTATCAAGCGTTTTGACACACGTAACGAATGGTGGTACAACGCATGCCCCAACTGTGTAAAACAAATGCACAAGGACTTGACAATTGGACAACTCATTTGTCAAAAACATCCAAACCAAACTCCAACTCCTTG GTACAAAGTCAATTTGGTTCTTGAGGATGACACCAATGAAATCAATGCTCTAATAATTGGAAAATCTAGCGAATAA
- the LOC103452562 gene encoding uncharacterized protein isoform X2, with amino-acid sequence MKEFKLETLSSGFFKFSLQVGEREGSEWEQGTPWNKQAHENVNVQGTRGRVTDQLKKTEGQIQYSEKYFNDIYEYRHVAKLLPKNGLLCETLGMGLLLQLSGHRTFSRASRASDVQLNITSKLHWFFPLNLCFGLAQLKSFPRDLEHQIVLTL; translated from the exons ATGAAGGAATTCAAGTTGGAGACTTTGAGTTCAGgttttttcaaattt TCTCTCCAAGTAGGAGAAAGAGAAGGATCTGAATGGGAGCAAGGCACGCCATGGAACAAGCAAGCTCATGAGAATGTTAACGTTCAAGGGACTCGGGGGAGGGTGACTGATCAACTGAAAAAAACTGAG GGTCAGATCCAGTATTCCGAGAAGTACTTCAATGATATCTACGAGTACAG GCATGTGGCTAAACTGCTCCCAAAAAATGGGCTTCTGTGCGAG ACGTTAGGGATGGGTCTTCTTCTTCAGCTTAGTGGGCACCGTACCTTTAGCAGAGCGTCTAG GGCATCGGATGTTCAACTTAACATCACAAGTAAATTGCATTGGTTCTTTCCATTGAATTTATGCTTTGGCCTTGCTCAACTGAAGTCCTTCCCGAGAGACCTGGAGCACCAGATTGTCCT TACTTTATGA
- the LOC103452562 gene encoding uncharacterized protein isoform X1, whose amino-acid sequence MKEFKLETLSSGFFKFSLQVGEREGSEWEQGTPWNKQAHENVNVQGTRGRVTDQLKKTEQGQIQYSEKYFNDIYEYRHVAKLLPKNGLLCETLGMGLLLQLSGHRTFSRASRASDVQLNITSKLHWFFPLNLCFGLAQLKSFPRDLEHQIVLTL is encoded by the exons ATGAAGGAATTCAAGTTGGAGACTTTGAGTTCAGgttttttcaaattt TCTCTCCAAGTAGGAGAAAGAGAAGGATCTGAATGGGAGCAAGGCACGCCATGGAACAAGCAAGCTCATGAGAATGTTAACGTTCAAGGGACTCGGGGGAGGGTGACTGATCAACTGAAAAAAACTGAG CAGGGTCAGATCCAGTATTCCGAGAAGTACTTCAATGATATCTACGAGTACAG GCATGTGGCTAAACTGCTCCCAAAAAATGGGCTTCTGTGCGAG ACGTTAGGGATGGGTCTTCTTCTTCAGCTTAGTGGGCACCGTACCTTTAGCAGAGCGTCTAG GGCATCGGATGTTCAACTTAACATCACAAGTAAATTGCATTGGTTCTTTCCATTGAATTTATGCTTTGGCCTTGCTCAACTGAAGTCCTTCCCGAGAGACCTGGAGCACCAGATTGTCCT TACTTTATGA